Within Elizabethkingia sp. JS20170427COW, the genomic segment TTGGTAGTAGCTTTTTGTAATTTTATACCATCAATTTCTTTTGTATCTTTCAATATTTTCCAATTTTGATGATCTTTTGTTTCATATACATAATAGTTTGGAGATAGTGACATATAATTTAATGTAATATTACTATTTCTATTTCTAAGCAATTTGTGGCGGAATTTATTATATGAGTATAAATAATTGCCCGTTTCATTTCGCAAAGAATCTTTTATAAGAAAGTCTTCCGAGTAAAATTTTATTTTGTCTTTATTTATATCCAAAATCACAGTTTCTGTAATATAATTAGATGCTAATGAATCTTCTTTAAAAGAAACCTGATAGTAGAATCTATTTGTCTGTGCGAATGTCAATGAGGCAAAAGAGAAAAAAAAGATTATTAAAAAATATATAGTTTTCATTTGATGTATAGCTTAATGTAATATATTACCTAATTTAGAAAAAAACATCCTAAATAAGAAAAATTTAGGATGTTGTAATTAAATTAGTCCTTTACGATAATGATAATATCTGGACATTCTACTTCAACAGCAACGCCATCAACCATTTTATAACACTTTGTAGTTTCCTTTAAACGATCAAGGGAATTGGTTTTTACAATCTCAATTTTTTCAACCTTTTTTTCATCTCTTTGATTTTTTTCAATAGTTGGTAAAGATTGAGTATCGTTAGCACTCATGATGCCAGCAACTCCTAATGCAACAATAAAAAATAGTTTTTTCATAAAAATTTTTGTCTTCTCTAATAGTTTTGTTTTAGTTAAAAAGCAACAAGACGAGAGAAGCACGTATTTTTTTAACCCTGTTACTTTTGTATCTTGTTTTTAATTTTCGAATTTCCAATGATTTCCTGTTTTGGGAGGGTCTTTTGGAGGGTTTGTAGGATCCGCTTGCATTTCTACTTTAAGAGAATCATATATTTTCATGGATGTTTTTAGTAGGTTTTTATTGGTTTCGCTTGTATTTTGCTTCACGGGGATTTCATCATCAGCTCCCCTGCAAGAAAATAACGTTAAGCCAATATATATCATTAAGATATAAGTAAGTTTCTGTTTCATAATTTGGATATTTCATTTGTGCATTTCGGCCGAGAATTGCTGATTTATTTTTTGACCAAATTAGATTTGTACTATAAATTTCGCAACTACCTGTGGGGCTGATTATAAAAATATTTACGTAAAGATTTTAATAATTTTCACCAAATATGTATTTAATCTACATTAAATCAGATAGTTGATTTTTTATAAACATCCACTCGATTTATAATGATAAATGTTTATTTTTGAGAGAAAATGCAAAGCAAAAAAACATAATGAGCAGAAAATTTATATTTATTTTATTTCTTTTTTCAATTTCAATATTCAAAGCCCAAGAATATTATTCGGAATTGCGAAAAAAATATTGGGAATATGAAGAAAATGATGAGAGGGCTCTTACCTATCTTAATATGTATATCGCCTCTGCCAAGAAGGAAAAAAATTATGCAGAGCTTTTCCAAGGGTACGATGATGCAAAAAGATATTCTATAAATGATAAACTAAAATATGCGGATAGTGCTATTGCAGCTGCTAAAAAATCTGAAAATAGAAATCTTATTGGGAATGCTCACATTGGAAAAGGAACTGTTTACTATTTTAGCTACAGAAAATTTCAGCCTGCATTAGATGAATATTTAAAGGCTTATGAATACCTAAAGAACACGGATGATAAATTTCTAAAATATCAAAATCTGTATCATATAGGCGTGGTAAAAAGCTATTTGGGATATTATAAGGAAGCTTTGGAAATTTTTAAAGAATGTATTATCTATTTTGAACCTAATACTAAAGCAGATATTCACCCAAATCTGATTTTTAATAACAAAAAAGGCTATCTAAATTGTTTGCATCAAATGATTGTTTGTTATCAACATTTAAATAATTTTAAAGAGTCTGAAAGATTAATACAAAAAGGGTTAAATGATATTCCAAAAAATAATCCGTATTTTGAACTTGAGAAGAGTTATTTCTATAAATGTAAAGGAATTTTGGAATTTAATAAAAAATCATACAAAGATGTAATTAATGATTTTAATACTGCCTTGCCTGAACTAATAAAGATTAATGATTTTACATGGACTTCTGTTGTTTATTTTTATAGAGGTTTATCTTATTCGAAAATGGGAGATGAACAAAAAGCGCTTTTAGATTATAAAAAAGTAGATTCCATTTTCGTAAGACATCAATTTATACTTCCTGAACTCCGTCAAAATTATGAAGAACTTATTAAATATTACAAAAAGAAAGATAATCCAAAACAAGAGTTGTACTACACCAACCAGCTTCTAAAAGCGGATAGCATTATATCTTCGGATTTTAAATCTTTGTCGATACGCATTCATAAAGAATACGACACCAAAGCATTATTGGAAGCAAAAAAAGACTTAGAAAGTAGTAATTTTTTGAGCAAATCAATGCTTATGATAAGTGGAATTATTATCTTATTATTAGGGATTATTTTTTTCTACTGGTTTAAAAGAAAAAAAGAACTTCAAAAAAAGTACGATGAACTCTTGCTTAAAATTAATTCTGATTTTACTGAAAAACCAATAACGCCAATTGTAGAAATTGCTTTGGAAAAAAACTCAAAGCTCGATACAAGAACTTTTGAAAGTTTACAAAAAGCGTTTGATGAGTTTGAGAAAAATAAAGGTTTTCTTGAAAAGGGTATTACTGCTGGAAAACTAGCTATACAGATGGGAACAAATGCGACTTATATTTCGCAATTTATGAGTGAATATAAAGAGAGTAATTTCAATACTTATATCAATAAATTAAGGATTGATTATGCTACTCAAAAAATATATAATGATAAACAATGGCGAAAATATTCTGTAGAGGATATTGCGCTTTCTTGTGGTTTTAGTAACCGACAAAGTTTTTCTAATGTTTTTTATAAACAAAACGGAATTCGTCCTGCCGATTTCCTTAAAAAGAGAAATCAAGAATTAGAATTGCAAAAAAATAGTTGAGATTAAGATTTCTTTTTGTTGGATACTGTAATGAGGCGAGGAAAGATCAGCTCTTTTGCAAAATAAGTTGTTGGCTTAGCTTTGGCGTTTTGCAAATGTGCTGATACGCGTTGGCAAAAAAGGTGCTGGAAAAAAGAATAAATTTAGAATGGATAAAATGAAAAATAATTTTATCAAATATTATTTTAATTAAAATTGTTCATACAGCATTGCACATAACGGTTTGGGGCTTTGCGAAGTGGCGGAAAATCGAAGACGGAAGTTTCGATTTAGACGACACGTAGCAAAAGCCAATTTCTATTTGCTAAATTATGAAAAAAAGCCAATAAAATTGGCTTTTGCGGTTTACGAAGACGGAATTTTCAACTTAGACGAAACTCCGCCATTTTGCAAAACCCTTGTTACAGGCAGTATTTTTTCAGAGTTCAATCGTTCGTTCTATATTTATCTGGTCCAAAAATGTTTCATCGTGCGATACAACAATTAGTGTTCCTTGATATTCATTTATGGCTGTTGTCAAAATCTCAACATTCTGAATATCCAAATTGTTAGTTGGTTCGTCAAGGATAATAATGTCGGGCGATTTGCTGTTAATAGTCAAGCAACACAATAACAAACGCATTCTTTCTCCACCACTCAATGAGATGCAAGGTTTATCCCAATCGTCTTTGGCAAACAAAAAACGATTTAAACGAATTTTGACTTCGTGTTCTTGCAATGCCGAA encodes:
- a CDS encoding AraC family transcriptional regulator, encoding MRENAKQKNIMSRKFIFILFLFSISIFKAQEYYSELRKKYWEYEENDERALTYLNMYIASAKKEKNYAELFQGYDDAKRYSINDKLKYADSAIAAAKKSENRNLIGNAHIGKGTVYYFSYRKFQPALDEYLKAYEYLKNTDDKFLKYQNLYHIGVVKSYLGYYKEALEIFKECIIYFEPNTKADIHPNLIFNNKKGYLNCLHQMIVCYQHLNNFKESERLIQKGLNDIPKNNPYFELEKSYFYKCKGILEFNKKSYKDVINDFNTALPELIKINDFTWTSVVYFYRGLSYSKMGDEQKALLDYKKVDSIFVRHQFILPELRQNYEELIKYYKKKDNPKQELYYTNQLLKADSIISSDFKSLSIRIHKEYDTKALLEAKKDLESSNFLSKSMLMISGIIILLLGIIFFYWFKRKKELQKKYDELLLKINSDFTEKPITPIVEIALEKNSKLDTRTFESLQKAFDEFEKNKGFLEKGITAGKLAIQMGTNATYISQFMSEYKESNFNTYINKLRIDYATQKIYNDKQWRKYSVEDIALSCGFSNRQSFSNVFYKQNGIRPADFLKKRNQELELQKNS